A region of uncultured Anaeromusa sp. DNA encodes the following proteins:
- the nrdD gene encoding anaerobic ribonucleoside-triphosphate reductase: MFTMIRKRDGREVSFDETKITDAIFKAAKAVGGADRQLAMELTLDVLRFLKQKYNGGSFTVEDVQDTVEKILIEKGHAKTAKAYILYRYQRTRMRESQSELMDAVADILVETSRENANVSNSPSAKMLQIASAASKAYYLNRLIPEEMAQAHRRGDIHIHDLDFYGKTLTCVQIPLGKLLHSGFNNGHGFIRSPKRPASATALAAIILQSSQNDMHGGQSFAFFDRDMAPFMAEASEEEVYQAMEALIYNLNSMHSRAGAQVPFSSLNIGTDTSPAGRSVIKNVLLAYEKGLGRGENPIFPNIIFRVQDGVNFNPGDPNYDLFHLAMRVASQRLNPTFSFMDSSFNAPYGDQVGYMGCRTRVMANCCGPEVTDGRGNLSFTTINLPRLGIKAERDLMKFYQSLSDLIDLTCEQLYHRYQVQASLKVKDMPFLMGQQLYLESETLKPNDVIESVIKHGTLSVGFIGLAETLIALTGAHHGEDEESRALGEEIVSFMRDKVDKAIDKYGLNYSLLATPAEGLSGRFLRMDRKEYGIIPGVTDRDYYTNSFHVPVYYPINAFEKVRIEGPYHKMTNAGHISYVEFSSPPVNNLAAVEAVLRHMKENDFGYAGINFPVDFCQNCGYLGVIETESCPSCSATSVRRVRRITGYLSTTERFNDSKKQELNERVSHFRK; encoded by the coding sequence ATGTTTACAATGATTCGTAAAAGAGATGGCCGGGAAGTTTCTTTTGATGAGACAAAAATTACCGATGCTATTTTTAAGGCGGCGAAAGCCGTAGGCGGTGCGGATCGGCAATTGGCAATGGAACTTACGTTGGATGTGTTGCGCTTTTTAAAGCAAAAATATAATGGCGGCAGTTTTACGGTAGAAGATGTTCAAGATACTGTTGAAAAAATTCTGATTGAAAAAGGGCATGCAAAAACAGCAAAGGCTTATATTTTGTATCGGTATCAACGGACGCGGATGCGCGAATCCCAGTCAGAGCTGATGGACGCTGTAGCCGATATTTTGGTGGAGACAAGCCGCGAAAACGCTAATGTTTCCAATTCGCCTTCGGCTAAAATGCTGCAGATTGCTTCTGCGGCGAGTAAAGCATACTATTTGAATCGTTTGATTCCCGAAGAAATGGCTCAAGCCCATCGACGGGGAGATATTCATATTCACGATTTGGATTTTTACGGTAAAACACTGACGTGTGTGCAAATCCCACTAGGAAAACTATTGCATTCCGGATTTAATAATGGACATGGCTTTATTCGTTCTCCGAAACGTCCGGCCAGTGCGACGGCGTTAGCTGCTATTATCTTGCAAAGCAGTCAGAATGATATGCACGGCGGACAAAGTTTCGCTTTTTTTGACCGCGACATGGCGCCGTTTATGGCGGAAGCGAGTGAAGAAGAAGTCTATCAAGCCATGGAGGCTTTGATTTACAACCTTAACTCCATGCACAGCCGTGCTGGAGCTCAGGTTCCGTTTTCTAGTCTGAATATCGGCACAGATACGTCACCCGCTGGCCGGAGCGTAATTAAAAATGTTCTCTTGGCTTATGAAAAAGGCTTGGGACGAGGCGAAAACCCGATTTTCCCGAATATTATTTTCCGTGTCCAAGATGGTGTCAATTTCAATCCTGGTGACCCCAACTATGATTTGTTCCATTTAGCTATGCGCGTAGCTTCGCAACGATTGAACCCTACGTTCAGCTTTATGGATTCTTCTTTTAACGCGCCCTATGGAGACCAGGTTGGTTATATGGGGTGTCGCACCCGGGTGATGGCTAACTGTTGTGGGCCGGAAGTAACTGACGGCAGAGGCAATCTTAGCTTTACTACCATCAATCTGCCTCGCTTGGGTATCAAGGCGGAGCGGGATTTGATGAAGTTTTATCAAAGTTTGTCCGATTTGATCGATTTGACGTGCGAACAGCTGTATCATCGCTATCAAGTACAGGCAAGTTTAAAAGTCAAAGACATGCCGTTTTTGATGGGGCAGCAGTTGTATTTGGAATCGGAAACGCTTAAACCTAATGATGTGATTGAATCGGTGATTAAACATGGCACCTTGTCGGTAGGTTTTATTGGTTTGGCGGAAACCTTGATTGCGCTTACCGGCGCGCATCATGGAGAAGACGAAGAATCAAGGGCTTTGGGCGAGGAAATCGTTTCGTTTATGCGCGATAAAGTCGATAAGGCGATCGATAAATATGGTTTGAACTATTCGCTGCTGGCTACGCCTGCAGAGGGCCTGTCCGGTCGTTTCTTGCGTATGGACCGTAAAGAATATGGCATCATTCCCGGTGTGACGGATCGCGACTATTATACGAACTCGTTCCATGTACCTGTATATTATCCGATAAATGCGTTTGAAAAAGTCCGCATTGAAGGTCCGTATCACAAAATGACCAATGCCGGACATATCAGTTATGTGGAATTTAGTTCGCCGCCGGTTAATAATTTAGCTGCTGTAGAAGCAGTGCTGCGGCATATGAAAGAGAATGACTTTGGGTATGCGGGGATTAATTTTCCTGTTGATTTTTGCCAAAACTGCGGTTATCTGGGGGTAATTGAAACCGAGTCCTGCCCTTCTTGCAGCGCTACTTCGGTGCGGCGCGTGCGCCGGATTACAGGATATTTGAGTACTACGGAACGGTTTAATGATTCCAAGAAACAGGAACTCAATGAGCGCGTCAGCCATTTTCGAAAATGA
- the nrdG gene encoding anaerobic ribonucleoside-triphosphate reductase activating protein, which translates to MIRCADILDESIVDGEGIRLTVFLQGCPRRCEGCHNPALLPVDGGTEWEESQLVQELLKRLTPLHKGITFSGGDPLLQAEELEIVLAELRMRRSEMDIWLYTGYVYEEISHLPALRWIDVLVDGPFVQSERDLTLPYRGSRNQRILDVRKSREAGCAVSYVLAAR; encoded by the coding sequence ATGATTCGGTGTGCGGATATTCTAGATGAATCTATTGTAGATGGTGAAGGAATTCGGCTTACGGTATTTTTACAAGGTTGTCCAAGACGCTGTGAGGGCTGTCATAATCCGGCGCTGCTTCCCGTTGACGGTGGTACAGAGTGGGAAGAGAGTCAACTGGTACAAGAACTTTTGAAACGGCTGACTCCTTTGCACAAGGGGATCACGTTCAGTGGCGGCGACCCCTTGTTGCAGGCGGAAGAGCTGGAAATTGTGCTGGCCGAGCTGCGCATGCGGCGTTCTGAGATGGATATTTGGCTTTATACGGGCTATGTATACGAGGAAATCAGTCATTTACCAGCTTTGCGCTGGATTGATGTGCTGGTTGATGGCCCTTTTGTGCAAAGTGAACGGGATTTGACCTTGCCATATCGCGGTTCGCGCAATCAGCGGATTTTGGATGTGCGTAAAAGCCGTGAAGCTGGCTGTGCCGTATCGTATGTATTAGCGGCGCGCTAA